The DNA region tgttattattattaccatcgACATATAGCCTATCAACATAAATACGTTATATACGAGGgaaagtgcagctttaattttttaGAATAGCCTACATTCTCCGGCATTTTTTtaagttagattttttttttaatcagtggGAAAGAAATTtactaaaacatatttttgtccGAAGTTATGTGAAATGTTAAAATTGGATGATAGTGCTCTTGTAGATTATATCCGATGCAGGCAAGACAAAATTAAAgattgtttttcttcttgtgtACAAggtatttttttccaaatggtATGGTGGATGTGTGACTGATGCAGAGCAGAGAGAGCGTGGAAGTGTTTAAGACTTGACAGGACCCAGTTCTCACCTTCCTACTAAATGCGACACGCTAATAAAGTGCCATTGAACTCTGCTGTATGAGTGCTTCACTTCAAGAGCAGCTGATCAATGTGCGACAACTAATGACTGTGATAATGATAACCTATTTTCCTGAATCTGAATTCATATTTAATCTTAATATTAACATTTCTACAGGTTTTTGGTGTGATTTTAAAGGTGCACGATCAAAATGTATTCTTCTAAAAATGTGTTGAGAGATTATAACAATTATTCTATTTGTTAAGGGACGCAAATTCTGAAAACAAAACTGTTATttgatgacaaaaaaataaatcacacacgTCATGCCGTGTATGAAGTCTGAGGTCTACTAGACTTCATGTATAATAGCCTACTACTACAGAATGGACTGCACTGAAACAGGTGATAATACTGCCATCTAGTGGATACATCaaaacagcaacagcagcataTATTTGCGACTCCCAAACTAATATTGCCGCATAAATAAACTTTAAGATTGTGTTCATCAGAACTCGGCGATATGCTGTATATGGTCTAAATTATGTTTGTGGCGAGCCTCTAcataatgtaggcctatatgtgtttttcctcatcacaaTAGTTCAATGTTTGCTTTGGTAtctttttgtgaaatatttgtAATAGGATATTTAGTCTATTAAGGGGTTTCTACAGTTGCAAGTGTGATTTGTGCTTGGTCGCGTGTGTATCACATTATTTATTAATGGCTGGGCATTTCCTGCCTTCTATTTTTAGAAAGTGGCAGAAAGCAAATAAGACAGGCCTACGTCACGGATTGTCATGTATATTTAAGGACTCTTGTGCACaactcctctctctctatctctctctctctctctctctctctctctctctctctctctctctctctctctgtaacgTACCCATCCTCTTCTGATATGGCCACCCAGCTGCTGCTCCATCCATCCTATCCGCAGACCACGTGACCCAGTTCTGCGTGTCCTTCAGTAGTTCATTCAGCATGATGGCTGCGGATGCTGCGGATGCTCTCTGCTGCATCCTGCATCCGCGCcagctctctctcctctttctcaccGCCACCCTCTCCTCTCTGCCGGCCCCGGCAGCAGCGCTGCTCGGCGTCCGACCGGAAGACACCCAGGGCGGAGAGCTGTCCGTGCAGGATGGGATGCTGAGGGCGATCGAGGGGACTCGCTTCATGCTGAGGGTTTACTACCCCGCATCTCCAGCTGCGGAACTTCCAAACAGCCTGAACGTCAGCGGCAGACCTGACGCCGCTCCTGCCGCTCCGTGGATCGCGTTTATAGAGGAACCAGGTGGGGACAGTGGGGACACGGAGAGGCGGCTCTGGTCAACAGGGAATCCGTGTGAAGAGGAGAATGCCCGGAGTTCAGACATCGAGCTGCTGGGCTCTTTCAGATCCACCTCAAGTCTCAACTCAGTTTTGGTGGAGCTGCTCGCTAAAGACCTGCGCAGAGGGGATGTGATCAAATACTACTCCATGTGTGCGTTTGATGGAGTGAAATGGGAGCATTTCAGCACCAAAGACTTCTGGTTGGCGGTAGTGGAGAGACCTCCACAGGCAGATGTTTGGCTCCAGGCGGGTGTCTCGGTACTCTTGTTGGGTCTGTCTGCGCTCTGCAGCGGTCTGAACATCAGCATGCTGGCTCTGGACCCGGTGGAGCTGCGGGTCCTGCAGAACAGTGGCACAGAGAAAGAGCAGAAATACGCACGGAAAATAGAGTCAGTGCGTAAACATGGGAACTACATCCTATGCACCGTGGTGCTGGGCAACGTGCTTACAAATACATGCTTTGTGGTGTGGATGTGCCAGATTTTAGGAATGACTGCTCTCTCATCTGCCTCGTGCACTTTGGGGATATTCTTCATCGGCGAGATTTTACCTCACTCACTCGCGTCCAGGCACAGCCTCGCCATCGCCTCCAAGACCCTCTGCGCGACCCGCTTactgatgctagtgttttttcCCATCGCCTACCCAGTCTCTAAGATTCTGGACATCATGCTGCACCAAGAGATCAGCAACTTTTATACCAGGGAGAAGTTGGTGGCCATGTTGCGCGTCACAGATCCGTACCACGACCTGGTCAAAGAGGAGCTGAACATCATCCAGGGAGCCCTGGAGCTGAGGACCAAGACCGTAGAGGACGTGCTAACCCCGCTGTCAGACTGCTACATGCTGTCCTCGGACGCCGTGCTGGACTTCTGCACCATGTCGGACGTGATGCAGAGCGGTTTCACCCGGATCCCGGTCTACGAGAACGAGAGGTCCAACATCGTGGATATCCTGTTTGTCAAAGACTTGGCCTTCGTGGATCCTGACGATTGCACTCCTCTGAAAACAATTACTCAGTTTTACAACCACCCCATGCACTGCGTGTTCAGTGACACCAAGCTGGATGTGATGCTGGAGGAATTTAAGAGAGGTAACGCCACTTAGGTCTCAGGTCAGGTCTCACAAGTACTCCTTTGTTGCCTTCATAACTTAGAACTGAGTAAGAAGTCAGTGTTGAGCGTGTGATGCGCCATACGTAGACTATGTTCTGGAAAGGTATCAAGGCTACCTCCTGCCACATAGGAGGTAAATGTCTTTTGAAGTGACTGTGCATTTAAAAACCAAGTTTTCAGTGCAGAAGTCAAATGTATGCAGAGGTCCATTGGCTCACAGTGGGCCTGCCAGTAAAGCCCTTTGATCCCTAAAGCAGTGAGAGCCATATGTGAAATCTGATACAGTGTCACACAGTGAGTCTGGTTCAGCCAGAAGTTAGAGGCCAAGGACCAGAATGGGGTTATCTCAAAGAAAGTATGTGGTAAGTCATTTTCCCATGAACAACACTGTGAACTTTATATGACCCCACCAGCCCTGCTTGTTTCCCCTTTTCATAGTATGCCATGTGTATCGGTTATCAGATccacactttactgtaatgtcaAAAAGGAATTTAGCATTTGCCCTCACTAGAATGGCAGTAGAAGCAATGGATATAATCGCTATCTCTCTGACTCACACCTCTTTTGTCTGATAAGCATCTTTGCTGATAAATGCATAATTTCGCAGTATTACAGCATTCCCTCATACACAGGCCTCCGTTCACTACTGAGCATAAGTGTGTTGCCTCTCCCCAGGGACCCCATTCAGTCGCGATGATAACATTGAATATGACTCTGAATTGATGCCCTGCAGTGAACAGCTCAAACTTCTCCAACGATGGTGTCACAAGGTAAAATTGAGACATATGAGAGGCTACTGGAATGGCTATTATGTAAGGATTCCATTGGCATTGGcttatggggggggggggggaattaaGATGTAAATCTGTTTCATTGACAAAGACAGCTCAGTAGATGTTGATCAGAGGCAGCAGTTGTCCGATCAGAATGTGAAAGGGGACACTGTGGTGACTTTGGCAGGGTCATACATTACATTGCCATTTACAGGTCAAGAGGTCTACTACAGCTTTATTTTGTTCAGGATTATAAA from Perca flavescens isolate YP-PL-M2 chromosome 17, PFLA_1.0, whole genome shotgun sequence includes:
- the cnnm1 gene encoding metal transporter CNNM1, whose product is MMAADAADALCCILHPRQLSLLFLTATLSSLPAPAAALLGVRPEDTQGGELSVQDGMLRAIEGTRFMLRVYYPASPAAELPNSLNVSGRPDAAPAAPWIAFIEEPGGDSGDTERRLWSTGNPCEEENARSSDIELLGSFRSTSSLNSVLVELLAKDLRRGDVIKYYSMCAFDGVKWEHFSTKDFWLAVVERPPQADVWLQAGVSVLLLGLSALCSGLNISMLALDPVELRVLQNSGTEKEQKYARKIESVRKHGNYILCTVVLGNVLTNTCFVVWMCQILGMTALSSASCTLGIFFIGEILPHSLASRHSLAIASKTLCATRLLMLVFFPIAYPVSKILDIMLHQEISNFYTREKLVAMLRVTDPYHDLVKEELNIIQGALELRTKTVEDVLTPLSDCYMLSSDAVLDFCTMSDVMQSGFTRIPVYENERSNIVDILFVKDLAFVDPDDCTPLKTITQFYNHPMHCVFSDTKLDVMLEEFKRGKSHLAVVQRVNSEGEGDPFYEVMGIVTLEDVIEEIIKSEIVDETDLYTDNRTKRRVSHHDRKQQDFSIFKLAENELKVKISPQLLLATHRFLATEVEPFRPCHLSEKILLRLIKHPSVVQELKFNPKNKHAPQHYLFQRNKPVDYFVLILQGRVEVEIGKEALRFENGAFSYYGMPALIPPLPIGPRYSSRGSGLNQSDSLLSGGSVGQLTTGGGVYLPDYSVRQLIDLQIIKITRNHYQNALMATRMDSSPQTPDPVDPDAKERPAVPEARSHSIALPLTHTHTRLGLARLAHLHPHGGLRNTSQLNERNRIVRSKSDGQRSPNDTVFLRMDDIPYIHEDRPENYEDNDVPTESHPSTSPLISSLSLSSSEENIGKKLLRKLSNKRRKKSRDGEKSLEEGSEQPTVTS